In Streptomyces sp. SN-593, a single genomic region encodes these proteins:
- a CDS encoding ABC transporter ATP-binding protein: MPGTPALELRSVRRVYGAGPSATIALDDVAVTVAAGRFVSLIGPSGCGKSTLLRLVAGLERPDRGEVLVHGVTPAEACAAKLIGLVPQSPALLPWLSVLRNVTLPQKINRGAGGRRARLPGFTEREAAPSVAHTRDLLVRAGLGEVVHRVPAQLSGGMRQRVAIVRAFGLRPDLLVMDEPFSALDEFTRESLQDQLLDLWEELRTTVLFVTHSVTEAVRLSDTVVVMAPGPGRIVETVEIDLPRPRGERLLRERRFHAYEDLLRERLRRAWHGGGA; the protein is encoded by the coding sequence GTGCCAGGAACTCCCGCGCTGGAGTTGCGGTCCGTGCGCCGGGTGTACGGGGCGGGGCCCTCCGCCACGATCGCCCTCGACGACGTCGCCGTGACGGTCGCGGCCGGCCGCTTCGTCAGCCTCATCGGCCCCAGCGGCTGCGGCAAGTCGACGCTGCTGCGGCTGGTCGCCGGCCTGGAGCGGCCCGACCGCGGCGAGGTGCTGGTGCACGGGGTCACGCCGGCCGAGGCGTGCGCCGCCAAGCTGATCGGGCTGGTGCCGCAGAGCCCGGCGCTGCTGCCGTGGCTGTCCGTGCTGCGGAACGTCACGCTGCCGCAGAAGATCAACCGCGGGGCCGGCGGGCGCCGCGCGCGCCTACCGGGGTTCACCGAGCGGGAGGCCGCGCCGTCGGTCGCGCACACGCGCGACCTCCTCGTCCGGGCCGGCCTGGGCGAGGTCGTGCACAGGGTTCCGGCCCAGTTGTCCGGCGGGATGCGGCAGCGCGTGGCGATCGTGCGCGCCTTCGGCCTGCGGCCGGACCTGCTGGTCATGGACGAGCCCTTCTCGGCCCTGGACGAGTTCACCCGGGAGAGCCTCCAGGACCAGTTGCTGGACCTGTGGGAGGAGTTGCGGACGACGGTGCTGTTCGTCACCCACTCGGTCACCGAGGCCGTCCGGCTCTCGGACACGGTCGTCGTGATGGCACCGGGGCCCGGCCGCATCGTGGAGACCGTCGAGATCGACCTGCCCCGGCCGCGCGGGGAGCGCCTCCTGCGGGAGCGGCGCTTCCACGCGTACGAGGACCTGCTCAGGGAGCGGCTGCGCCGCGCCTGGCACGGCGGCGGCGCGTGA
- a CDS encoding ABC transporter permease: MTAVGEHTGAGPGTGPPGRRPRRGRCRPWPRAAWARPGVWLPLPVMLAVLAALWQYGARRLPYLLPPLPAVGRSLTTHFGYYLSGAWVTLGEAAAGLATGFAAAFVLAVLTSELPLVRRAVMPIAVVLNVTPLVAIAPALVVAFGFGPLPKLIITGLICFFPILINTATGLRSVPRPVLQVYRTMDAGRIELLWHLRVPHALPYVFAALRIVFPLSLIGAVVAEMSAAGSTRGLGTAISVASSMNQLPVVYASVLVLAVMGVLLLLAVTLVERRVLRRHDGAPD, from the coding sequence ATGACCGCAGTCGGGGAGCACACCGGCGCGGGGCCCGGGACGGGTCCGCCCGGCCGGCGGCCGCGCCGGGGCCGGTGCCGCCCGTGGCCGCGGGCGGCCTGGGCCCGCCCCGGCGTGTGGCTGCCGCTGCCGGTGATGCTGGCCGTCCTCGCCGCCCTGTGGCAGTACGGTGCCCGGCGCCTGCCCTACCTGCTGCCGCCGCTGCCGGCGGTCGGCCGGTCGCTGACCACGCACTTCGGGTACTACCTCTCGGGCGCGTGGGTCACCCTCGGCGAGGCGGCCGCCGGGCTCGCGACGGGCTTCGCCGCCGCGTTCGTCCTGGCGGTGCTGACCAGCGAACTCCCGCTGGTGCGCCGGGCGGTGATGCCGATCGCGGTCGTGCTCAACGTCACCCCGCTGGTGGCGATCGCGCCGGCCCTGGTCGTGGCCTTCGGTTTCGGCCCGCTGCCCAAGCTGATCATCACCGGCCTGATCTGCTTCTTCCCCATCCTCATCAACACCGCGACCGGCCTGCGGTCGGTGCCGCGGCCGGTGCTCCAGGTGTACCGGACGATGGACGCCGGCCGGATCGAGTTGCTGTGGCACCTGCGGGTCCCCCACGCGCTGCCCTACGTCTTCGCCGCGCTGCGCATCGTCTTCCCGCTGTCGCTCATCGGCGCCGTGGTGGCCGAGATGTCCGCGGCGGGATCGACCCGCGGGCTCGGCACGGCGATCAGCGTGGCCTCGTCCATGAACCAACTGCCCGTCGTGTACGCCTCCGTCCTCGTCCTCGCGGTGATGGGCGTCCTGCTCCTGCTCGCCGTCACCCTGGTCGAACGCCGGGTGCTGCGCCGGCACGACGGCGCCCCCGACTGA
- a CDS encoding ABC transporter substrate-binding protein, giving the protein MQPPSHHRLLRSGLAALAAVALTAAAGCGSGPDTAGPTRTKGSAVSAARCAENEAAGKITYLSGYQYQASASILEYVAAEKLGYFDDLCLDVSLRPGTGDTAQNTKLLAGGRATVAAVAEQDVIQARAAGIDIEGVSSYSDAGLDVLMTNKDITALPQLDGKVVGHKGYVPAAVEAMMVKAGVRWDSLKLVKEGYDPSVLPRRQGGLEALTGFVSNEPNQLRAAGKDVTVWQPVDYGIPSSLGAMAVNPAFAKAHPHAVQDVLRAALHAYAYCSSGAAHIRECVGYAAGLSGPTYDKTLNTTIWRTETQVVRDNPTPGQPLGGLDLSNVTELVAMLHRFAIVPAGVTAARARGWFDTSYVDGLYAAGKLVWPAP; this is encoded by the coding sequence ATGCAGCCGCCCTCGCACCACCGCCTCCTCCGGTCCGGGCTCGCGGCCCTCGCGGCCGTCGCGCTGACGGCCGCCGCGGGATGCGGCTCCGGCCCGGACACCGCCGGCCCGACGCGCACGAAGGGCTCCGCCGTCTCCGCCGCGCGCTGCGCCGAGAACGAGGCGGCCGGGAAGATCACCTACCTGTCGGGCTACCAGTACCAGGCGTCGGCGTCGATCCTGGAGTACGTCGCCGCCGAGAAGCTCGGCTACTTCGACGACCTGTGCCTGGACGTGTCCCTCCGGCCGGGCACCGGCGACACGGCGCAGAACACCAAGCTGCTGGCCGGCGGGCGGGCGACCGTGGCCGCCGTGGCCGAGCAGGACGTCATCCAGGCCCGGGCCGCCGGCATCGACATCGAGGGCGTCTCGTCGTACTCCGACGCGGGCCTGGACGTCCTGATGACGAACAAGGACATCACCGCGCTCCCCCAGCTCGACGGCAAGGTGGTCGGCCACAAGGGCTACGTCCCGGCGGCCGTCGAGGCGATGATGGTGAAGGCGGGGGTCCGGTGGGACTCGCTGAAGCTGGTGAAGGAGGGGTACGACCCCTCGGTGCTGCCCCGCCGGCAGGGCGGCCTCGAAGCGCTCACCGGGTTCGTCTCCAACGAGCCCAACCAGCTCAGGGCGGCCGGCAAGGACGTCACCGTGTGGCAGCCGGTCGACTACGGCATCCCCAGCTCGCTCGGCGCGATGGCCGTGAACCCGGCGTTCGCGAAGGCCCATCCGCACGCCGTCCAGGACGTCCTGCGTGCGGCCCTGCACGCCTACGCGTACTGCTCGTCCGGCGCGGCGCACATCCGCGAGTGCGTCGGCTACGCGGCGGGGCTGTCCGGCCCGACGTACGACAAGACGCTCAACACGACGATCTGGAGGACCGAGACGCAGGTCGTCCGGGACAACCCCACGCCCGGGCAGCCGCTGGGCGGCCTCGACCTGTCCAACGTCACCGAACTCGTGGCCATGCTGCACCGGTTCGCGATCGTGCCGGCCGGCGTGACCGCCGCCCGGGCGCGTGGGTGGTTCGACACGTCGTACGTCGACGGGCTGTATGCCGCCGGAAAGCTGGTGTGGCCCGCACCGTAG
- a CDS encoding LLM class flavin-dependent oxidoreductase: MPAKEYGIFLPIGNGGWMLSTSAPHPEASYAWNRRATLHAERIGLDFVMSMAKWRGFGGSTDHWGRSLESVTMMSALAEATSRVRIWATLHANVHNPAVAAKMIATLQDVSGGRAGLNIVNGSYAGEFEQFGAWDPELGHQERYRMTELWTEAVGRLWTEPSVTMRTPYFDLVDCRSRPHPAVRPTLISAGRSEDARRFQARYADGAFLAAESLDEMRTLSADVHARAAANGRVCRTYSMLTVVQDETDALAARKVRAWGAGLDREALARMRRTWGVPEDQARAWAEGAEGEAAFQTAYVAGSARTVTEHIAYIVREADLDGLMLIFPEYDEDMLLFGETVLPALRARDGSTA, encoded by the coding sequence ATGCCTGCGAAAGAGTACGGGATCTTCCTCCCGATCGGGAACGGCGGCTGGATGCTGTCCACGTCGGCCCCGCACCCCGAGGCGAGCTACGCGTGGAACCGGCGCGCGACGCTGCATGCCGAGCGGATCGGCCTGGACTTCGTCATGTCGATGGCGAAGTGGCGCGGCTTCGGCGGGAGCACCGACCACTGGGGCCGCTCGCTGGAGTCGGTCACGATGATGTCGGCGCTCGCCGAGGCCACCAGCCGGGTCAGGATCTGGGCCACCCTGCACGCGAACGTGCACAACCCCGCCGTCGCGGCGAAGATGATCGCCACCCTCCAGGACGTCTCCGGCGGCCGGGCCGGGCTGAACATCGTCAACGGCTCCTACGCCGGGGAGTTCGAGCAGTTCGGCGCCTGGGACCCGGAACTCGGCCACCAGGAGCGCTACCGGATGACGGAGTTGTGGACGGAGGCGGTCGGGCGGCTGTGGACCGAGCCCTCCGTCACCATGCGCACCCCGTACTTCGACCTCGTGGACTGCCGTTCCCGCCCGCACCCGGCGGTGCGCCCGACCCTCATCAGCGCGGGCCGCTCCGAGGACGCGCGCCGCTTCCAGGCCCGGTACGCCGACGGCGCCTTCCTCGCCGCCGAGAGCCTCGACGAGATGCGGACGCTCTCGGCCGACGTGCACGCGCGGGCCGCGGCGAACGGCCGCGTCTGCCGGACGTACTCGATGCTCACCGTCGTCCAGGACGAGACCGACGCGCTGGCCGCGCGGAAGGTGCGCGCGTGGGGCGCGGGGCTGGACCGCGAGGCGCTGGCCCGCATGCGCCGGACCTGGGGCGTGCCGGAGGACCAGGCCCGCGCGTGGGCGGAGGGCGCGGAGGGCGAGGCCGCCTTCCAGACCGCCTACGTGGCCGGCTCGGCGCGCACCGTCACCGAGCACATCGCGTACATCGTGCGCGAAGCCGATCTGGACGGGCTCATGTTGATCTTCCCGGAGTACGACGAGGACATGCTGCTGTTCGGCGAGACCGTGCTGCCGGCCCTGCGGGCCCGCGACGGGTCGACGGCCTGA